The Amycolatopsis mongoliensis genome includes a window with the following:
- a CDS encoding acetyl/propionyl/methylcrotonyl-CoA carboxylase subunit alpha, with amino-acid sequence MIQNLLVANRGEIARRVFRTCRDAGIGTVAVFSDADAAAPHALEADAAVRLPGNAPSETYLRAELLVKAAADTGADAVHPGYGFLSENAAFARAVLDAGLTWVGPPPEAIETMGSKVESKRLMAAAGVPVLSELDPASVTDADLPLLVKASAGGGGRGMRVVRSLDELAEAVEGASAEAGSAFGDPTVFCERYLETGRHIEVQVLADQHGTVWAVGERECSIQRRHQKVVEEAPSPFVDTGMREELFDAARKAAKAIDYVGAGTVEFLAGPDGRFYFLEMNTRLQVEHPVTENVTGLDLVALQLRVAEGERLPADPPPTVGHSIEVRLYAEDPAAGWQPQSGTLHTFEVPDVDRRFTEGAGLRLDSGFESGSVVGVHYDPMLAKVITWAPNRAEAARRLAKALAAAKIHGVVTNRDLLVTILRHEAFLAGETDTAFFDRHGLDTLAAPLATVDTERLSALAAALADAAGNRASATTQSRLPSGWRNVRSAGQRKVFTVADREYEVVYSLTRDGLKAEGYDVELVTAEPGRVVLDVAGVRRTFDVARHDGVSYVDSVLGSVALTAAPRFADPDAALAAGSLVAPMPGTVVRLAVQAGDPVKAGDPLLWLEAMKMEHRIAAPADGVVAELPVTVGQQVEVGTILAVVGEAE; translated from the coding sequence ATGATCCAGAACCTGCTGGTCGCCAACCGCGGCGAGATCGCCCGCCGCGTCTTCCGCACCTGCCGCGACGCCGGGATCGGCACGGTGGCGGTGTTCTCCGACGCCGATGCCGCCGCCCCGCACGCCCTCGAAGCCGATGCGGCCGTGCGGCTGCCCGGCAACGCGCCGTCCGAGACGTACCTGCGGGCCGAGCTGCTGGTCAAGGCGGCGGCCGACACCGGCGCCGACGCCGTCCACCCCGGCTACGGCTTCCTGTCCGAGAACGCCGCGTTCGCCCGCGCCGTGCTCGACGCCGGGTTGACCTGGGTCGGGCCGCCGCCGGAGGCCATCGAGACCATGGGCTCCAAAGTGGAGTCGAAGCGGCTGATGGCCGCGGCGGGCGTCCCGGTGCTGTCCGAACTGGACCCGGCGTCGGTGACCGACGCGGATCTTCCGTTGCTGGTCAAGGCGTCCGCGGGCGGTGGTGGCCGAGGGATGCGCGTGGTCCGCTCCCTCGACGAGCTGGCCGAGGCCGTGGAAGGTGCGAGTGCGGAGGCCGGATCCGCGTTCGGCGACCCGACCGTCTTCTGCGAGCGGTACCTGGAGACCGGGCGGCACATCGAGGTCCAGGTGCTGGCCGATCAGCACGGCACGGTGTGGGCGGTGGGGGAACGGGAGTGCTCGATCCAGCGCCGGCACCAGAAAGTCGTCGAAGAAGCGCCGTCGCCGTTCGTCGATACGGGGATGCGCGAGGAACTGTTCGATGCCGCGCGCAAGGCCGCCAAGGCGATCGACTACGTCGGCGCGGGCACGGTCGAGTTCCTCGCCGGGCCCGACGGCCGGTTCTACTTCCTCGAGATGAACACCCGGCTGCAGGTCGAGCACCCGGTCACCGAGAACGTCACCGGCCTCGACCTCGTCGCCTTGCAGCTGCGGGTCGCGGAAGGCGAACGGCTCCCGGCCGACCCGCCGCCGACCGTCGGCCACTCCATCGAGGTCCGGCTCTACGCCGAAGACCCGGCGGCGGGCTGGCAGCCGCAGAGCGGCACGCTGCACACCTTCGAGGTCCCCGACGTGGACCGGCGGTTCACCGAAGGCGCCGGGCTCAGGCTCGACTCCGGGTTCGAGAGCGGGTCCGTGGTGGGCGTCCACTACGACCCGATGCTGGCCAAGGTGATCACCTGGGCGCCGAACCGCGCGGAAGCCGCCCGCCGGCTCGCCAAGGCGCTGGCCGCGGCGAAAATCCACGGGGTCGTCACCAACCGCGACCTGCTGGTGACCATCCTGCGGCACGAGGCGTTCCTGGCCGGGGAGACGGACACCGCGTTCTTCGACCGGCACGGCCTGGACACCCTGGCCGCACCGCTGGCCACAGTGGACACCGAGCGGCTCTCCGCGCTGGCGGCGGCCCTGGCGGACGCGGCGGGCAACCGGGCGTCGGCCACCACGCAGAGCCGGCTGCCCAGCGGCTGGCGCAACGTCCGCTCGGCCGGGCAGCGCAAGGTCTTCACCGTGGCCGACCGCGAATACGAGGTCGTCTACTCGCTGACCCGGGACGGCTTGAAAGCCGAAGGCTACGACGTCGAACTGGTCACCGCCGAGCCCGGCCGGGTCGTCCTGGACGTCGCCGGGGTGCGGCGCACCTTCGACGTCGCCCGGCACGACGGTGTGTCCTATGTGGACTCCGTGCTCGGCTCAGTGGCGCTGACGGCGGCGCCGCGGTTCGCCGACCCGGACGCGGCGCTGGCCGCCGGGTCGCTGGTCGCGCCGATGCCGGGCACGGTCGTGCGGCTCGCGGTCCAGGCCGGGGACCCGGTCAAGGCCGGCGACCCGCTGCTGTGGCTCGAGGCGATGAAGATGGAACACCGGATCGCCGCCCCCGCCGACGGCGTGGTGGCGGAACTGCCGGTGACGGTCGGACAGCAGGTCGAAGTGGGCACGATCCTCGCGGTGGTGGGAGAAGCAGAATGA
- a CDS encoding acyl-CoA carboxylase subunit beta, whose translation MTTLRSTVDTRAAEFGANREAMLEKLAEIDAEQAKAVAGGGEKYVERHRKRGKLLARERIELLLDEDSPFLELSPLAAWGTDYRVGASLVTGIGVVEGVECLISASDPTVKGGASNPWTTKKSFRAADIAAQNRLPSINLVESGGADLPTQKEIFIPGGRIFRDITRASAAGCPTVALVFGNSTAGGAYLPGMSDYVVMVKERAKVFLGGPPLVKMATGEESDDESLGGAEMHARTSGLADYLAVDEQDAIRLGRNIIKRLNWTKQGPTPKPDYAEPLYDTEDLLGIVPTDLKVPFDPREVIARVVDGSDFDEFKPLYGSSLVTGWASIHGYPVGVLANAQGVLFGEESQKAAQFIQLANQIHTPLVFLHNTTGYMVGKEYEQSGIIKHGAMMINAVSNSKVPHLSVLMGASYGAGHYGMCGRAYDPRFLFAWPSAKSAVMGPAQLAGVLSIVARAAAESRGQEYNEEHDKAMRAMVEGQIEAESMPMFLSGMLYDDGIIDPRDTRTVLGLSLSAIHNGPVKGAEGFGVFRM comes from the coding sequence GTGACTACCTTGAGGTCCACAGTGGACACGCGGGCCGCCGAGTTCGGCGCGAACCGCGAGGCGATGCTGGAGAAGCTCGCCGAGATCGACGCCGAGCAGGCCAAGGCCGTGGCCGGCGGCGGCGAGAAGTACGTCGAGCGCCACCGCAAGCGCGGCAAGCTCCTGGCCCGCGAACGGATCGAGCTGCTGCTCGACGAGGACTCGCCGTTCCTGGAGCTCTCCCCGCTGGCGGCCTGGGGCACCGACTACCGCGTCGGCGCCAGCCTGGTGACCGGCATCGGCGTCGTCGAAGGCGTCGAGTGCCTGATCTCGGCGAGCGACCCGACGGTCAAGGGTGGCGCGAGCAACCCGTGGACGACGAAGAAGAGCTTCCGGGCCGCGGACATCGCCGCGCAGAACCGGCTGCCGTCGATCAACCTCGTCGAGTCGGGCGGCGCGGACTTGCCGACGCAGAAGGAGATCTTCATCCCGGGTGGCCGGATCTTCCGCGACATCACGCGGGCTTCGGCCGCGGGCTGCCCGACGGTCGCGCTGGTCTTCGGCAACTCCACGGCGGGCGGGGCGTACCTGCCCGGCATGTCGGACTACGTCGTGATGGTCAAGGAACGCGCGAAGGTGTTCCTCGGCGGGCCGCCGCTGGTGAAGATGGCGACCGGTGAGGAGTCCGACGACGAGTCGCTCGGCGGTGCCGAGATGCACGCGCGGACGTCCGGTCTGGCCGACTACCTGGCCGTGGACGAGCAGGACGCCATTCGCCTGGGCCGGAACATCATCAAGCGGCTCAACTGGACCAAGCAGGGACCGACGCCGAAGCCGGACTACGCCGAGCCGCTGTACGACACCGAGGACCTGCTCGGCATCGTGCCGACCGACCTCAAGGTGCCGTTCGACCCGCGCGAGGTCATCGCCCGCGTCGTCGACGGCTCCGACTTCGACGAGTTCAAGCCGCTGTACGGCTCTTCGCTCGTGACGGGCTGGGCGAGCATCCACGGCTACCCGGTCGGCGTGCTCGCCAACGCCCAGGGTGTGTTGTTCGGCGAGGAGTCGCAGAAGGCCGCGCAGTTCATCCAGCTGGCCAACCAGATCCACACGCCGCTCGTCTTCCTGCACAACACCACCGGCTACATGGTCGGCAAGGAGTACGAGCAGAGCGGCATCATCAAGCACGGCGCGATGATGATCAACGCCGTTTCGAACTCGAAGGTGCCGCACCTGTCCGTCCTCATGGGAGCGTCCTACGGCGCCGGGCACTACGGCATGTGCGGGCGGGCCTACGACCCTCGCTTCCTGTTCGCGTGGCCGAGTGCGAAGTCCGCGGTGATGGGCCCGGCACAGCTGGCGGGCGTGCTGTCCATCGTGGCCCGCGCGGCAGCCGAGAGCCGGGGCCAGGAGTACAACGAGGAGCACGACAAGGCCATGCGCGCCATGGTGGAAGGCCAGATCGAAGCCGAGTCGATGCCGATGTTCCTCTCCGGCATGCTCTACGACGACGGCATCATCGACCCGCGCGACACGCGCACCGTGCTGGGGCTGAGCCTGTCCGCGATCCACAATGGACCAGTGAAGGGCGCCGAGGGCTTCGGCGTCTTCCGGATGTGA
- a CDS encoding SDR family oxidoreductase, with the protein MSGLDGKTIIMSGGSRGIGEAIALRAAKDGVNVALLAKTAEPHPKLPGTIYTAAEAIEKAGGHALPILGDVRDDDGVAAAVAKTVEQFGGIDIVVNNASAIDLTPTEQVSMKRYDLMQDINARGTFLLSKLAIPHLRQGMNPHILTLSPPISLDEKWFTAGHLAYSIAKYSMSLVTVGLAAELKKDGIAVNSLWPRTTIETAAIRNVVGAELADRSRTPEIMADAAYAILTKPSREVTGNFFLDDEVLRAEGVTDFSKYRIGGSEEDLQLDFWVEPA; encoded by the coding sequence ATGTCTGGATTGGACGGCAAGACGATCATCATGTCCGGCGGCAGCCGCGGCATCGGCGAGGCGATCGCGCTGCGGGCCGCGAAGGACGGCGTGAACGTCGCGTTGCTGGCCAAGACCGCCGAACCGCACCCGAAGCTGCCCGGCACCATCTACACCGCCGCGGAAGCGATCGAGAAGGCGGGCGGGCACGCGCTGCCGATCCTCGGCGACGTCCGCGACGACGACGGCGTGGCTGCCGCGGTGGCGAAGACCGTCGAGCAGTTCGGCGGCATCGACATCGTCGTGAACAACGCGAGCGCGATCGACCTGACGCCGACCGAGCAGGTCAGCATGAAGCGCTACGACCTCATGCAGGACATCAACGCGCGCGGCACGTTCCTGCTCTCGAAACTGGCGATCCCGCACCTGCGGCAGGGGATGAACCCGCACATCCTGACGCTGTCGCCGCCGATCAGCCTCGACGAGAAGTGGTTCACCGCCGGGCACCTCGCGTACAGCATCGCCAAGTACTCGATGAGCCTGGTGACCGTCGGGCTCGCGGCCGAGCTGAAGAAGGACGGCATCGCGGTCAACTCGCTGTGGCCGCGCACGACGATCGAGACGGCGGCGATCCGCAACGTCGTCGGGGCGGAGCTGGCCGACCGCAGCCGGACGCCGGAGATCATGGCCGACGCCGCGTACGCGATCCTCACCAAGCCGAGCCGCGAGGTCACCGGGAACTTCTTCCTCGACGACGAGGTGCTGCGCGCGGAGGGCGTCACGGACTTCTCGAAGTACCGTATCGGCGGTTCGGAGGAGGACCTCCAGCTCGACTTCTGGGTCGAACCGGCTTGA
- a CDS encoding acyl-CoA dehydrogenase family protein: protein MNAMNFIEPEERIALRKAVAELGAKYGHEYYAKKARADEKTHELWDEAGRLGYLGVNIPEEYGGGGAGIADLAAVLEELAAAGSPLLLMVVSPAICGTVISRFGTDEQKKQWLPGIADGTRRMVFAITEPDAGSNSHKITTTAKRDGDGWVLSGRKVYISGVDEADAVLVVGRMEDSKTGKLKPALFILPTGTPGFEYTKIPMDIVAPENQFSLFLDDVKLPAEALVGEEDAAIAQLFAGLNPERIMGASFSLGIARYALAKAVSYANQRQVWGTPIGAHQGLAHPLAEIKVELELAKLMTQKAASLYDSGDDFGAGESANMAKYAAAEVAIRATDQAVQTHGGNGLATEYGLGTLVTAVRLGRIAPVSREMVLNFVGQHSLGLPKSY, encoded by the coding sequence ATGAACGCGATGAACTTCATCGAGCCGGAGGAGCGGATCGCGCTCCGCAAGGCCGTCGCCGAGCTCGGCGCCAAGTACGGGCACGAGTACTACGCCAAGAAGGCGCGGGCGGACGAGAAGACCCACGAGCTGTGGGACGAGGCCGGCCGGCTGGGCTACCTCGGGGTCAACATCCCCGAGGAGTACGGCGGCGGGGGCGCGGGCATCGCCGACCTCGCCGCGGTCCTCGAAGAACTCGCCGCCGCGGGCTCGCCGCTGCTGCTCATGGTCGTCTCGCCGGCCATCTGCGGCACCGTGATCTCCCGCTTCGGCACCGACGAGCAGAAGAAGCAGTGGCTGCCGGGCATCGCCGACGGCACCAGGCGGATGGTCTTCGCGATCACCGAACCGGACGCCGGGTCGAACTCGCACAAGATCACCACCACCGCCAAGCGCGACGGCGACGGCTGGGTCCTCAGCGGCCGGAAGGTCTACATCTCCGGCGTCGACGAGGCCGACGCCGTGCTCGTCGTCGGCCGCATGGAGGACTCGAAGACCGGCAAGCTCAAGCCCGCGCTGTTCATCCTGCCGACCGGTACCCCGGGCTTCGAGTACACGAAGATCCCGATGGACATCGTCGCGCCGGAGAACCAGTTCTCGCTGTTCCTCGACGACGTCAAGCTCCCGGCCGAGGCGCTGGTCGGCGAGGAGGACGCGGCGATCGCGCAGCTGTTCGCCGGGCTCAACCCGGAACGCATCATGGGCGCGTCGTTCTCCCTCGGCATCGCCCGGTACGCGCTGGCCAAGGCCGTCTCCTACGCGAACCAGCGGCAGGTCTGGGGCACGCCGATCGGCGCTCACCAGGGGCTCGCCCACCCGCTGGCGGAGATCAAGGTCGAGCTGGAACTGGCCAAGCTGATGACGCAGAAGGCCGCCTCGCTCTACGACTCGGGTGACGACTTCGGCGCGGGGGAGTCGGCCAACATGGCCAAGTACGCCGCCGCGGAGGTGGCCATCCGCGCGACCGACCAGGCGGTGCAGACCCACGGCGGCAACGGCCTCGCCACCGAGTACGGCCTCGGCACGCTGGTCACGGCGGTGCGGCTGGGCCGGATCGCGCCGGTCAGCCGCGAGATGGTGCTCAACTTCGTCGGCCAGCACAGCCTCGGCCTGCCCAAGTCCTACTGA
- a CDS encoding acyl-CoA dehydrogenase family protein, giving the protein MTDPFRTPERAELRKTVRKFVEQEVLPHLDDWERAGELPRELHRKAGDLGLLGVAFPEEIGGGDGNYLDALVVAEEMHYAGGSGGLFASLFTCGIAVPHIAEANDPVQIERWVRPTLAGDKIGSLAVTEPDGGSDVAGIRTTAVREGDEYVINGAKTYITSGCRADFVTTVVRTGGDGAHGLSLIVVERGTPGFTVSRKLEKMGWLCSDTAELSYVDVRVPVENLVGVENSGFAQVATQFVTERLSLAVQAYSHAQRALDLTLDWCRLRETFGRPLISRQVVQHKLTEMARRVDVARTYARQAAIRHVSGEEVIAEACFAKNTAVEAAEWVVNEAVQLHGGLGYMRESEVERHYRDVRILGIGGGTTEILTGLAAKRLGYTS; this is encoded by the coding sequence GTGACCGATCCGTTCCGGACGCCCGAGCGGGCCGAGCTGCGCAAGACCGTGCGGAAGTTCGTCGAGCAGGAGGTCCTGCCGCACCTGGACGACTGGGAGCGCGCCGGGGAACTGCCCCGGGAACTGCACCGCAAGGCCGGCGACCTCGGCCTGCTCGGCGTCGCCTTCCCCGAGGAGATCGGCGGCGGCGACGGCAACTACCTCGACGCTTTGGTCGTCGCCGAGGAGATGCACTACGCGGGCGGGTCCGGCGGGCTGTTCGCGTCGCTGTTCACCTGCGGCATCGCCGTGCCGCACATCGCCGAGGCGAACGACCCGGTGCAGATCGAACGCTGGGTCCGCCCGACGCTGGCCGGCGACAAGATCGGCTCGCTCGCCGTCACCGAGCCGGACGGCGGTTCGGACGTCGCCGGGATCCGCACCACCGCCGTCCGCGAGGGCGACGAGTACGTCATCAACGGCGCCAAGACCTACATCACCTCGGGCTGCCGCGCGGACTTCGTGACGACGGTCGTGCGCACCGGCGGCGACGGCGCGCACGGGCTGTCACTGATCGTCGTCGAACGCGGGACGCCGGGGTTCACCGTCTCGCGCAAGCTGGAGAAGATGGGCTGGCTCTGCTCCGACACCGCCGAACTGTCCTACGTGGACGTCCGGGTGCCGGTGGAGAACCTCGTCGGCGTCGAGAACAGCGGGTTCGCGCAGGTCGCCACCCAGTTCGTCACCGAACGGCTGTCGCTGGCCGTGCAGGCGTATTCGCACGCTCAGCGGGCCCTCGACCTGACGCTGGACTGGTGCCGGTTGCGCGAGACGTTCGGCCGACCGCTCATCTCGCGGCAGGTCGTGCAGCACAAGCTGACCGAGATGGCGCGGCGCGTGGACGTCGCGAGGACGTACGCCCGGCAGGCCGCGATCCGGCACGTCTCGGGCGAGGAAGTCATCGCCGAGGCCTGCTTCGCCAAGAACACCGCCGTCGAGGCCGCCGAATGGGTGGTCAACGAGGCCGTCCAGCTGCACGGCGGGCTCGGCTACATGCGCGAGTCCGAAGTGGAACGGCACTACCGCGACGTCCGGATCCTCGGCATCGGCGGCGGCACCACCGAGATCCTCACCGGCCTGGCCGCGAAGCGATTGGGATACACCTCGTGA
- a CDS encoding TetR/AcrR family transcriptional regulator yields MTGVREPQQERSRTTRRRLIEAALDGFGERGWHGVTVAGIAERAGVSRGAAQHHFPTREDLVVAAVDLLGQSQIDELRARAADLPSGASRIERVVEMVLNLYTGPLFRAALQLWSVAATDEALRDVLVPLEARVGREAHRVTVELLGVDESRPGVRELVQATLDLGRGLGLANLLTDDTRRRRQVVREWARTLELRLAAG; encoded by the coding sequence TTGACCGGCGTCCGCGAACCCCAGCAGGAACGCAGCCGCACGACGCGGCGGCGGCTGATCGAGGCCGCGCTCGACGGCTTCGGCGAGCGCGGCTGGCACGGCGTCACGGTGGCCGGGATCGCCGAGCGCGCCGGCGTCTCCCGCGGCGCGGCCCAGCACCACTTCCCGACGCGGGAGGACCTCGTGGTGGCCGCGGTCGACCTGCTCGGCCAGTCGCAGATCGACGAGCTGCGGGCCCGGGCCGCGGACCTGCCGAGCGGGGCGTCGCGCATCGAGCGCGTCGTCGAGATGGTGCTGAACCTCTACACCGGGCCGCTGTTCCGCGCGGCCCTGCAGCTGTGGTCGGTCGCGGCGACCGACGAGGCGCTGCGGGACGTGCTGGTGCCCCTGGAGGCGCGCGTCGGGCGCGAGGCGCACCGGGTGACGGTGGAGCTGCTGGGCGTCGACGAGTCCCGGCCGGGGGTGCGCGAACTGGTCCAGGCCACCCTCGACCTGGGGCGCGGGCTGGGCCTGGCGAACCTGCTGACCGACGACACCCGCCGGCGGCGGCAGGTCGTGCGGGAGTGGGCCCGCACCCTGGAACTGCGGCTCGCCGCCGGCTGA